The Pseudanabaena galeata CCNP1313 genome includes a region encoding these proteins:
- a CDS encoding PRC-barrel domain-containing protein, protein MMQSENLRQRAAVLGLQVFSKRSAVRLGIVTQIWLDVDQRRVVGMTVAERFVPGTPIGIGDTFFMSLDNIDLLGPDAILVDDESVLEDILITERYTTLINNEVVTESGELLGKVRDFKFDPETGDLLFLIVASIGNPIIPASLISTYELDVNEIIAVGRDRIIVTEGMEDRMTQLSKGLLERLGLGKAPWEDDFEDDYMPPSTTIRDNALSSGTRSTYSPPPQQQRPVYRQEQSWDDGDNWAEERIPVNPPQQQRRQARAEVRPEPSRPIAPPPAPIDNYDDEYDDFEDDYLESPKTNFRNETQQQIRDAWGETKIPDKSKQRIPEEEFDEI, encoded by the coding sequence ATGATGCAATCGGAAAATCTTCGTCAACGTGCCGCCGTATTGGGTTTGCAAGTCTTTAGCAAGCGCTCAGCCGTGCGGCTTGGCATCGTCACCCAAATCTGGCTAGATGTCGATCAGAGGCGGGTCGTCGGCATGACCGTCGCTGAAAGATTTGTACCAGGCACACCGATCGGCATAGGTGACACATTTTTCATGTCCCTTGACAATATTGACCTACTAGGCCCAGATGCCATCTTGGTAGATGACGAGTCGGTACTCGAAGATATTTTAATTACTGAGCGCTACACCACCCTGATTAACAACGAAGTAGTCACAGAATCAGGTGAATTGCTTGGTAAAGTACGCGATTTTAAATTTGACCCAGAGACGGGTGATTTACTTTTCTTAATCGTTGCCTCCATCGGTAACCCAATTATTCCTGCCAGCCTGATTAGTACCTACGAGCTTGATGTCAATGAAATCATTGCTGTAGGACGTGATCGCATTATTGTCACCGAGGGCATGGAAGATCGGATGACCCAACTTAGCAAAGGCTTGCTAGAGCGTCTAGGACTAGGTAAAGCACCTTGGGAAGATGACTTCGAGGATGACTACATGCCACCATCCACCACCATTCGCGACAATGCCCTGTCATCTGGCACAAGAAGCACCTATTCACCACCACCGCAGCAACAACGTCCTGTCTATCGTCAAGAACAATCATGGGACGATGGCGATAACTGGGCTGAGGAGCGCATACCTGTAAATCCCCCACAGCAACAACGTCGCCAAGCCAGAGCCGAAGTTCGTCCTGAGCCATCGCGCCCGATCGCCCCACCACCTGCCCCCATCGATAACTACGATGATGAGTATGATGATTTTGAAGACGATTATTTAGAATCACCTAAAACTAATTTTCGTAACGAAACCCAACAGCAGATCCGTGATGCTTGGGGCGAAACCAAAATTCCTGACAAGTCCAAACAACGCATTCCCGAAGAGGAATTTGACGAAATTTAA
- a CDS encoding DUF433 domain-containing protein, translating into MLALSYPHIEKSDNQPARLQRLPRIRVAQIVMDYLAYGWSVEEICCQHLYLTPAEAHAAMGYYFDHQKEIDQEIKEEWEQVQKSTSQSMRSPFYIRMKAQGVL; encoded by the coding sequence ATGTTAGCTCTAAGTTATCCACATATCGAAAAAAGCGACAACCAACCCGCCAGACTGCAACGCTTACCACGCATTCGAGTAGCGCAAATCGTCATGGATTACCTCGCCTATGGTTGGTCAGTCGAAGAAATATGCTGTCAACACCTTTACCTAACACCCGCAGAAGCCCATGCAGCAATGGGTTATTACTTCGATCATCAGAAAGAAATTGACCAAGAAATCAAAGAAGAATGGGAGCAAGTCCAAAAAAGTACTAGCCAATCTATGCGATCGCCTTTTTACATCAGGATGAAAGCTCAAGGAGTTCTCTAA
- a CDS encoding AAA family ATPase, whose amino-acid sequence MKLDLMYYCQNDDLPDKWILEGCRLGNINLIVGKNASGKTKTLRAINLIASLLSGEVDGTKMILLSRESREWTLIFDSHDDTQKRTYVLKFKNGKVVEESFTIGSKKYLDRNQSGEGRVWAEKLQEEIDFQTPIYEVAALKRRDSIQHPFFEELYVWASSLRYYQFGTELGKRKLMLNTKDINSIRENIDFKNTGHVVNIFVLGKEELGDNFIDAIKLDMGLIGYKISEIGTKSPISEEPVQEGDLQCLYIQEVDLFEKTEQRYMSQGLFRALSLIIQINYSLLAEKPSCILIDDIGEGLDFERASAMIKVLISKAESGLVQLIMTTNDRFIMNGVPLEYWSVIERKSGLARLHNTYNSKQVFDDFKFTGLNNFDFFSSQFYLDGFGEEEIEN is encoded by the coding sequence ATGAAACTAGATTTAATGTATTACTGCCAAAATGATGATTTACCTGATAAGTGGATTCTAGAAGGATGTCGATTAGGAAATATCAACTTAATTGTTGGTAAAAATGCATCAGGCAAGACAAAAACTCTTAGAGCAATCAATCTTATAGCGTCATTACTATCTGGTGAAGTAGATGGTACTAAAATGATTCTTCTTTCAAGAGAATCAAGAGAGTGGACACTTATCTTTGATTCCCATGATGACACACAAAAGAGAACTTACGTCTTAAAATTTAAAAATGGAAAAGTTGTTGAAGAAAGCTTTACAATTGGCTCAAAGAAATATTTAGATCGCAATCAATCTGGGGAAGGAAGAGTATGGGCTGAGAAGTTGCAAGAAGAAATCGATTTTCAGACTCCTATTTATGAAGTAGCTGCCCTAAAGCGGCGTGATTCTATTCAGCATCCTTTTTTTGAAGAACTTTATGTTTGGGCAAGTTCCTTACGTTACTATCAGTTTGGGACAGAGTTAGGCAAAAGAAAACTCATGCTTAATACCAAAGATATTAACTCTATCAGAGAAAATATTGATTTTAAGAATACTGGTCATGTGGTTAATATTTTTGTTTTAGGCAAAGAAGAGTTAGGAGACAACTTTATTGACGCAATAAAATTAGATATGGGATTAATAGGATACAAAATATCCGAGATTGGTACTAAATCCCCCATTTCCGAAGAACCAGTCCAAGAGGGTGACCTTCAATGTTTATATATTCAGGAAGTTGATTTGTTTGAAAAAACAGAACAAAGATATATGTCTCAAGGTCTTTTTAGGGCATTGTCTCTAATAATTCAAATTAACTATTCACTTCTTGCTGAAAAGCCTAGTTGTATATTGATTGATGATATTGGTGAAGGTCTAGATTTTGAGAGAGCTTCAGCTATGATTAAAGTACTCATTAGCAAAGCAGAATCTGGTTTAGTGCAATTAATAATGACCACTAATGATCGCTTTATTATGAATGGTGTTCCTCTTGAGTACTGGTCAGTAATTGAGCGCAAATCTGGCTTAGCAAGACTTCATAACACTTATAATTCAAAGCAAGTTTTTGACGACTTCAAGTTTACGGGGTTGAACAATTTTGATTTTTTCTCTTCTCAGTTTTATCTTGACGGATTTGGTGAAGAGGAGATAGAAAATTAG
- a CDS encoding DUF4276 family protein, whose protein sequence is MKRLAIFVEGQTEKIFVRKLLEEIAGKSNIAIAEQDMQGKQNSRFTALTMSDPVTAQTKYYVLICNSGSDNSVVSDIRDQYVSLVSSGYSKIIGLRDVYPIPITGKGILERRLLTVLPRGSVASHIVLAVMEVEAWFLAEWKHFVKIDINLTISLIQSSLGFNPKLDNMESRNHPAEDLHQVYQLVGKSYRKKENQVNRVVSNLDYEFLYLELAAIVPSLGKFISYIDDFMKL, encoded by the coding sequence GTGAAAAGACTTGCGATTTTTGTAGAGGGACAAACAGAGAAAATTTTTGTTAGAAAATTACTTGAAGAGATTGCTGGTAAAAGCAATATTGCTATTGCCGAGCAAGATATGCAAGGTAAACAGAATAGTAGATTTACAGCATTAACTATGAGTGATCCTGTTACTGCACAAACCAAATATTACGTTCTAATATGTAATTCTGGCAGTGATAATAGTGTTGTTTCTGATATTCGTGATCAGTATGTTAGCTTGGTAAGCTCTGGTTACAGTAAAATAATTGGATTAAGAGATGTTTATCCAATTCCAATTACAGGTAAGGGTATTTTAGAGCGAAGGTTACTTACAGTATTACCAAGAGGAAGTGTTGCTTCACATATAGTACTTGCTGTAATGGAAGTAGAAGCATGGTTCTTGGCAGAGTGGAAGCACTTTGTGAAGATTGACATAAACCTTACCATATCGTTAATTCAGTCAAGTTTAGGGTTTAATCCTAAACTTGACAATATGGAGAGTAGAAATCATCCTGCCGAAGATTTACATCAAGTTTATCAGCTTGTAGGTAAATCTTATAGAAAGAAAGAGAATCAGGTAAATAGAGTAGTTTCAAATTTAGATTACGAATTCTTATACTTAGAGCTTGCGGCTATTGTCCCAAGTCTTGGGAAATTTATTAGTTATATTGATGACTTTATGAAGCTTTAG
- a CDS encoding B12-binding domain-containing radical SAM protein, producing MRSIAETLNQSYFQSEYLLFDPTTPDHDAVNIVFAFPNTYTVGITSLGYQGVWANLATRSQVNVSRWFTDAHEDLPRQIEILGFSFSWELDYVNILAALKKFEIPIDTCDRIDEHPLVFGGGPVLTANPEPFAAWFDIVLLGDGEELIGNFLNAYQEVRHASREVKLRHLAKLDGIYVPQFYAVTYESDDGAITSIQPIDSEIPAIIHKQTYKGNTLSASTVVTEKAAWESIFMVEVVRSCPEMCRFCLASYLTLPFRTASLESSLMPAIAKGLTVTKRLGLLGASITQHPEFDTLLDHLAQPQFDDVRLSLASVRTNTLTEKLARILSTRDSRSVTIAIESGSERLREIINKKLHNDEIKQAAINAQAGGLKSLKLYGMAGVPMENDDDIEQTIEMLVSLRKIAPKLKITFGCSTFVPKSHTPWQWQGVSTTAEKKMQYFRKKLLPKGIDFRPESYKDSLVQALISRGDRRLTKLLILACSYSDGDVPSDGSYKRAFKELRGQLPPLAWYVHEDWDVNQVLPWQHLRSALPVETLIKHRESSFTN from the coding sequence TTGCGATCTATTGCCGAAACCTTGAATCAATCCTATTTTCAGTCTGAATATTTACTGTTTGACCCCACTACACCAGACCATGATGCAGTAAATATTGTCTTTGCTTTTCCAAATACCTACACCGTAGGAATTACCAGCTTAGGCTATCAAGGAGTTTGGGCAAACCTAGCCACGCGATCGCAAGTTAATGTCAGTCGTTGGTTTACCGATGCCCATGAGGATTTACCCCGCCAGATTGAGATCTTAGGCTTTTCATTTTCGTGGGAACTGGATTATGTCAATATTCTTGCCGCATTAAAAAAATTTGAGATTCCCATTGATACTTGCGATCGCATTGATGAGCATCCATTAGTATTCGGTGGGGGACCAGTCCTCACCGCCAATCCTGAACCCTTCGCAGCATGGTTTGATATTGTTTTACTCGGTGATGGCGAAGAATTAATTGGGAACTTCCTCAATGCTTATCAAGAAGTACGTCATGCTAGCCGTGAAGTAAAATTGCGCCATTTAGCAAAACTAGATGGAATTTATGTTCCGCAGTTCTATGCAGTTACCTACGAATCCGATGATGGTGCAATTACTTCCATTCAACCCATTGATTCCGAGATTCCCGCAATCATCCATAAACAAACCTACAAAGGCAATACGCTCTCAGCTTCTACGGTTGTGACCGAAAAAGCAGCATGGGAAAGCATTTTTATGGTGGAAGTGGTGCGGAGTTGCCCAGAGATGTGCCGCTTCTGTTTAGCTAGTTATCTCACGCTTCCCTTTCGGACTGCGAGTTTAGAGTCAAGTCTGATGCCTGCGATCGCTAAAGGACTAACTGTAACCAAACGTTTAGGTTTGCTCGGTGCTTCGATTACCCAACATCCTGAATTTGATACTTTACTAGATCATCTCGCTCAGCCGCAGTTTGATGATGTGCGCCTCAGTCTTGCATCGGTGCGTACCAATACACTGACAGAGAAATTAGCAAGAATTCTCTCTACTCGTGATAGTCGGTCTGTTACTATTGCGATCGAAAGTGGTTCTGAACGTTTGCGGGAAATCATTAATAAGAAGTTGCACAATGATGAAATTAAGCAAGCGGCGATCAATGCTCAGGCTGGTGGTTTGAAGTCTTTAAAGCTCTATGGGATGGCAGGTGTGCCGATGGAAAATGATGACGATATCGAGCAAACGATTGAGATGCTAGTTTCCCTGCGTAAGATTGCACCAAAATTAAAAATCACCTTTGGTTGCAGTACCTTTGTTCCGAAATCTCATACGCCTTGGCAGTGGCAAGGTGTCAGCACGACCGCTGAGAAGAAAATGCAGTATTTCCGTAAGAAGCTATTACCGAAAGGGATAGATTTTCGTCCTGAGAGTTACAAAGATTCACTGGTGCAAGCGCTTATTTCGAGAGGCGATCGCCGTTTGACTAAGTTATTAATTTTGGCTTGCAGCTATAGCGATGGGGATGTGCCGAGTGATGGCTCTTACAAACGCGCCTTTAAGGAATTGCGGGGACAGTTGCCGCCCCTTGCTTGGTATGTGCATGAGGATTGGGATGTGAATCAAGTTTTACCTTGGCAACATCTGCGGAGTGCGTTGCCTGTGGAGACGTTGATCAAGCATCGCGAATCTTCTTTTACTAACTGA
- a CDS encoding DUF3598 family protein: MITTSEITPNLEQVPEIFTRHIGTWKGEYIKTDQQGHFSRSFVGSFTIAIAGNQYQQVNKYEYADGSRLQLDFEGQFEDRILKMCSSSYSDFSAIAWDAGQDLVCFRANKTQDGALITFIETMTLLSENHRVRSTQAFKDGVFDGISFIEEMRIA, translated from the coding sequence ATGATTACAACCTCTGAAATTACTCCAAATTTAGAACAAGTTCCTGAAATATTTACCCGTCATATTGGCACTTGGAAGGGTGAGTATATTAAAACTGATCAGCAGGGACATTTTTCGCGGAGCTTTGTCGGCAGCTTTACGATCGCGATCGCAGGTAATCAGTATCAACAGGTGAACAAGTATGAATACGCCGATGGTTCGCGCCTTCAGCTTGATTTTGAAGGGCAATTTGAGGATCGAATTTTGAAAATGTGTTCAAGTAGTTATAGTGATTTTTCGGCGATCGCATGGGATGCTGGTCAGGATTTAGTTTGTTTTCGGGCAAATAAGACTCAAGATGGTGCGCTCATTACGTTTATAGAAACAATGACTTTACTAAGCGAAAATCATCGCGTTCGTAGCACCCAAGCCTTTAAGGATGGAGTTTTTGATGGGATTTCCTTTATTGAGGAAATGCGGATTGCTTAA
- a CDS encoding FAD-dependent monooxygenase, with protein sequence MISTNSKIGIIGAGTSGAYLASLLIQEGFQVTLFEKAPVVRTDGCGILIVQSGMKALHEGNPKITQKIIEAGNPVKLFEFRNLKGGFINSESVTYAEDELPGMLVHRKAILEAILDTLPTDRIQFNAQLATISQTGRSAIAHFKDGSQWEGDLIIGADGILSKVRQSVVPNVELHYLGDLVWRGIVEDHSFCPEGNFFVYVRGRGIYANFFHIDATHTHWGFFIETEQTDAEKGMLQPINTNIPAQELAKLPEDARKVIESTHPETMICRYSYDIDPLPQLYDGRVLLIGDAAHAKSSTRARGMTSGWEDGLLLTQYLKSSASIDEALEKYQTERLPIVHEYQRTSREVSRKIGRR encoded by the coding sequence ATGATTTCTACCAACAGCAAGATAGGTATTATCGGCGCAGGAACATCAGGGGCTTATCTTGCCAGTCTACTTATTCAAGAAGGATTTCAAGTTACCTTGTTTGAGAAAGCCCCAGTAGTCCGTACCGATGGATGCGGCATTCTAATCGTCCAATCGGGAATGAAAGCTCTGCATGAGGGCAACCCCAAAATCACTCAAAAAATTATTGAAGCTGGTAATCCTGTTAAATTGTTTGAGTTCCGTAATCTTAAGGGGGGATTCATCAATTCAGAATCTGTTACCTATGCGGAAGATGAACTGCCAGGAATGCTCGTCCATCGCAAGGCAATTTTAGAAGCAATTCTCGATACTTTACCAACCGATCGGATTCAATTTAATGCTCAATTAGCTACAATCTCTCAAACTGGTCGTAGTGCGATCGCCCATTTTAAAGATGGTAGTCAATGGGAAGGAGATTTAATTATTGGTGCGGATGGGATTCTATCTAAGGTGCGTCAGTCTGTCGTTCCCAATGTTGAGCTTCACTATTTAGGGGATCTCGTTTGGCGCGGAATTGTTGAAGATCATAGCTTCTGTCCCGAAGGTAACTTTTTTGTTTATGTGCGGGGTCGCGGCATTTATGCCAATTTTTTTCATATTGATGCTACTCATACCCATTGGGGATTCTTTATTGAAACTGAACAAACGGATGCTGAGAAGGGAATGCTACAGCCGATTAATACAAATATTCCTGCTCAAGAATTAGCGAAACTTCCAGAAGATGCCCGAAAGGTAATTGAATCAACACATCCAGAAACGATGATTTGTCGTTACTCCTACGATATCGATCCCTTACCTCAGTTATATGATGGGCGCGTTCTTTTAATTGGTGATGCGGCTCACGCGAAGAGTTCTACTCGCGCTAGAGGTATGACTTCAGGATGGGAAGATGGCTTGTTGCTAACGCAGTATCTCAAATCGAGCGCCAGTATTGACGAGGCGCTCGAAAAATACCAGACCGAGAGATTACCAATTGTCCATGAATATCAACGCACAAGTCGCGAAGTAAGTCGAAAAATTGGTCGTCGTTAA
- a CDS encoding Vat family streptogramin A O-acetyltransferase, producing the protein MNYPDRTNPHPMAGFPQVCFIQNTVTNPNIIIGDYTYYDDPEDSENFERNVLYHFDFIGDKLIIGKFCAIARGVKFIMNGANHSMSGISTYPFQIFWNEWKPQNLEFPYKGDTVIGNDVWIGYESVIMAGVKIGDGAIIASKSVVTKDVPPYAIVGGNPATLIRKRFEDQAIAQLLEIAWWNWEMEKITRNLDRIVSAEISALQTCA; encoded by the coding sequence ATGAACTATCCCGATCGCACAAATCCCCATCCAATGGCAGGATTTCCACAAGTCTGTTTTATTCAGAACACAGTTACTAACCCGAATATCATCATTGGCGACTACACCTATTACGATGATCCAGAAGATTCAGAAAACTTTGAACGTAATGTCCTGTATCACTTTGACTTTATTGGCGACAAGCTGATCATCGGTAAATTTTGCGCGATCGCTCGTGGCGTGAAATTCATCATGAACGGCGCAAATCATAGTATGTCTGGTATCTCTACCTATCCATTTCAAATCTTTTGGAATGAATGGAAACCGCAAAATCTGGAATTCCCTTACAAAGGCGATACTGTGATTGGGAATGATGTCTGGATTGGCTATGAATCTGTGATTATGGCAGGCGTAAAAATAGGCGACGGCGCGATAATTGCCTCCAAATCTGTGGTTACTAAGGATGTGCCACCCTATGCGATCGTTGGTGGCAATCCTGCTACATTGATTCGTAAAAGATTTGAAGATCAAGCGATCGCGCAGTTACTCGAAATTGCTTGGTGGAATTGGGAAATGGAGAAGATAACTAGAAATCTAGATCGAATTGTGAGTGCGGAGATATCCGCCTTGCAAACATGCGCTTAA
- the lipB gene encoding lipoyl(octanoyl) transferase LipB, translating into MNRTCLLYQGDRPIPYLTAWQWQKELVEERKQARREGKDLPDVLLLIEHPAVYTLGQGSSLDFLKFSPDDPHIECHRIERGGEVTHHAIGQLVAYPILNLDYHQRDLHWYLRQLEEVIIQVLANFGVASQRIQGLTGVWINNSGQNQKIAQVGIKVSQWITMHGFALNINMDLSGFDRIVPCGITNCQVCNLDQFVPDIKFVKIKEAIAQSFGKIFDLNMQIPVDSLQKISPVKVLNP; encoded by the coding sequence ATGAATCGAACTTGTTTGCTTTACCAAGGCGATCGCCCCATTCCATATCTAACAGCATGGCAATGGCAGAAAGAACTCGTTGAGGAGCGCAAACAAGCAAGACGAGAAGGAAAAGACTTACCCGATGTTTTATTGCTAATTGAACATCCTGCTGTTTATACACTTGGTCAGGGATCGAGCTTAGATTTTTTAAAATTTAGTCCTGATGATCCTCATATCGAATGCCATCGCATCGAGCGCGGCGGTGAAGTCACCCATCATGCGATCGGGCAATTGGTAGCCTATCCCATCTTAAACCTTGACTATCATCAACGCGATTTGCATTGGTACTTGCGCCAACTTGAGGAAGTAATCATTCAAGTATTAGCTAATTTTGGCGTGGCTTCGCAACGCATTCAAGGCTTAACTGGTGTATGGATTAATAACTCAGGTCAAAATCAAAAAATCGCTCAAGTTGGCATTAAGGTTAGTCAATGGATCACCATGCATGGATTTGCGTTGAATATAAATATGGACTTATCAGGATTTGATCGCATAGTGCCTTGTGGAATTACCAATTGCCAAGTTTGTAATCTTGATCAGTTTGTACCAGATATTAAGTTTGTAAAAATAAAGGAAGCGATCGCCCAAAGCTTTGGCAAAATATTTGATTTAAACATGCAAATCCCTGTTGATTCCCTTCAAAAAATAAGCCCAGTAAAGGTTTTAAATCCATAA
- a CDS encoding FecR family protein, with the protein MYLWNHLPNSIQGVVRQPHRKRLAFFLTGVCIFALAAPQIAPVSAQSTQATVQEILDGNQVFIQNKRASLKDVAKQKQQVRTGNSRTALLFNTGAVARLSANSVLNIGQCARLRKGTILINGAVNACSASITTGVRGTTYLLEVDESGNQQVTVLEGEVVVKRNAIPLIDEDDEPTTKPTTKPTTPSKPKPNIISPAIAPKVKQFTTPTVPTRPVLPTTNPQQGGQSVDPLNGKPANDKPTLKIEQDSQPADQSDEVVLKAGEKVEVSQEGTLGIIQQLTENEFVRLLQGNLFQGFTNQIPGIDKVRSVFNGLFPGANFPISIPRIPTPNIRIPRFPF; encoded by the coding sequence ATGTACTTATGGAACCATTTACCAAATTCTATACAGGGAGTTGTTAGACAGCCTCACCGAAAGCGACTTGCCTTTTTCTTGACAGGTGTATGCATTTTTGCGCTAGCGGCTCCACAGATTGCCCCTGTATCTGCACAATCAACTCAAGCTACTGTGCAGGAAATTCTTGATGGAAATCAAGTTTTTATTCAAAATAAGCGAGCATCTCTCAAGGATGTAGCAAAACAGAAACAGCAAGTCCGCACTGGTAATTCTAGGACTGCACTTTTGTTTAATACTGGTGCAGTTGCTCGGTTATCCGCTAATTCAGTTCTAAATATTGGGCAATGCGCCCGACTGAGGAAGGGAACAATTTTAATTAATGGTGCAGTTAATGCTTGCTCAGCATCGATTACGACAGGTGTACGCGGAACAACTTATCTGCTAGAAGTAGATGAGTCAGGTAATCAACAGGTCACAGTATTAGAGGGTGAAGTTGTGGTCAAGCGCAATGCAATTCCCCTCATTGATGAAGATGACGAGCCAACAACTAAACCAACAACTAAACCAACAACACCAAGCAAGCCGAAGCCCAATATCATTTCTCCAGCTATAGCGCCCAAGGTAAAGCAATTTACAACACCAACTGTACCGACAAGACCAGTATTACCAACAACGAATCCTCAACAGGGAGGGCAATCTGTAGATCCTCTTAATGGAAAGCCAGCCAATGACAAACCGACACTCAAAATTGAACAGGATTCACAGCCTGCCGATCAATCAGATGAAGTTGTCCTCAAAGCTGGTGAAAAGGTTGAAGTTAGTCAGGAAGGTACTTTGGGAATAATTCAGCAACTGACGGAGAATGAGTTTGTCAGACTACTCCAAGGAAATCTATTTCAGGGCTTTACCAATCAAATCCCCGGAATTGATAAGGTTCGTTCAGTTTTTAATGGTCTATTTCCAGGTGCAAATTTCCCAATTTCAATCCCAAGGATACCAACACCAAATATTCGTATTCCAAGATTTCCGTTTTAA
- a CDS encoding energy-coupling factor ABC transporter ATP-binding protein, whose protein sequence is MQKVSLTSELVTNNSLISTDQVSYQTKFRTLLTNVSVAIAQGSKTALIGATGSGKTTFLRLLNRLTDPSVGTIFLDGKNIQEIPIQTLRRRVMLVPQEPSLLGMTVHEALSYPLKLQNLPQSEIDGRSQKWIDKLQIDRKLLNRSELELSLGQRQWIAIARALIMETEVILLDEPTSALDRGLSHLLLDTLTEITQSPQPVTVVMINHQLDLVQTWCDRLICLHKGELVQDAEASLINWQEIDDLLRRDSSPQKSDEF, encoded by the coding sequence ATGCAAAAGGTTTCATTAACGTCTGAGTTAGTTACCAATAATAGTTTGATTTCAACCGATCAGGTGAGTTACCAAACTAAATTTCGCACACTTTTGACGAATGTTTCAGTAGCGATCGCCCAAGGGAGCAAAACTGCGCTAATTGGCGCAACGGGTTCGGGAAAAACGACATTTTTACGCTTACTCAATCGTTTGACCGATCCATCGGTGGGGACTATTTTTCTCGACGGCAAAAATATTCAAGAAATTCCCATTCAGACTTTACGGCGAAGGGTGATGCTGGTTCCACAGGAACCGAGCTTGTTGGGGATGACTGTGCATGAAGCGCTTAGCTATCCACTCAAGCTGCAAAATTTACCCCAAAGTGAAATTGATGGGCGATCGCAAAAATGGATTGACAAATTGCAAATTGATCGCAAGTTACTCAATCGCTCAGAACTAGAGCTATCCCTCGGTCAAAGACAATGGATAGCGATCGCCAGAGCTTTAATTATGGAGACAGAGGTAATCTTGCTAGATGAACCGACTTCGGCATTAGATCGAGGTTTATCGCATTTGCTATTAGATACCCTAACTGAGATAACTCAATCACCCCAGCCTGTAACCGTAGTCATGATCAACCATCAACTTGATCTAGTTCAAACATGGTGCGATCGCCTCATTTGCTTGCATAAGGGAGAATTAGTACAGGATGCTGAGGCAAGTCTAATCAATTGGCAAGAGATTGATGATTTGTTGAGACGCGATTCTAGTCCCCAGAAAAGCGATGAATTTTAA
- a CDS encoding response regulator produces the protein MQLPEALPKKDSVLVIDDTPPNLHLLISMLTRKGYEVSGVSDGLTALSTVQTEMPDLVLLDINMPNINGFQVCEQLKSIDSTRDIPVIFISARDEVLDKVQAFAVGGVDYITKPFQIAEVLARVENQLTLRRLQKQLQEQNERLKQEINSRIIAETLLQEANEKLGRLVNLDGLTQLANRRCFDEYLDQEWQRLAREHLPLSLIMCDIDFFKNYNDTYGHVVGDDCLRKVSLLIKQSVRRPADLAARYGGEEFVLVLPNTDIEGSMAIAEIIRQGLLELAIPHEDSAVSELVTLSMGVTSLVPMVDSHPSVLVTAADYALYRAKELGRNQTYQIG, from the coding sequence ATGCAACTGCCTGAAGCCTTGCCTAAAAAAGATTCCGTGCTAGTTATAGACGACACGCCACCCAACTTACATTTGCTAATAAGTATGTTGACACGTAAGGGTTATGAAGTAAGTGGTGTAAGTGATGGCTTAACAGCATTATCAACCGTACAGACTGAAATGCCTGACTTGGTGTTGTTGGATATTAATATGCCAAATATAAATGGGTTTCAGGTCTGTGAGCAATTAAAGTCGATTGATAGCACTCGAGATATTCCTGTCATTTTTATTAGTGCGCGGGACGAGGTTTTAGACAAAGTACAAGCTTTTGCTGTTGGGGGGGTTGACTACATCACTAAGCCATTTCAAATAGCAGAAGTACTGGCTCGGGTAGAAAATCAGCTCACATTGAGAAGATTGCAAAAACAGCTACAAGAACAAAATGAACGACTCAAACAAGAAATTAATAGTCGGATTATTGCGGAAACTTTATTGCAAGAAGCTAATGAAAAATTAGGGCGCTTAGTTAATTTAGATGGTTTAACGCAGCTTGCCAATCGACGATGCTTTGACGAATATTTAGATCAAGAGTGGCAGAGACTAGCTAGAGAGCATTTGCCCTTGTCTTTGATCATGTGTGACATTGATTTTTTTAAAAACTATAACGATACCTATGGGCATGTAGTTGGTGATGATTGTCTACGCAAGGTTTCACTTTTGATTAAGCAATCAGTACGTCGTCCTGCGGATTTGGCGGCGCGTTATGGTGGCGAAGAGTTTGTGCTAGTGCTACCAAATACTGACATCGAAGGTTCTATGGCTATTGCCGAAATTATTCGGCAGGGGCTTCTAGAATTAGCCATACCCCATGAGGATTCGGCTGTTAGCGAGCTTGTGACGTTAAGTATGGGAGTGACTTCTTTGGTTCCGATGGTCGATTCCCACCCTTCAGTGTTGGTGACAGCGGCTGACTATGCATTGTATCGAGCTAAAGAACTAGGTAGAAACCAAACCTACCAAATTGGTTAA